The proteins below are encoded in one region of Panulirus ornatus isolate Po-2019 chromosome 4, ASM3632096v1, whole genome shotgun sequence:
- the LOC139766504 gene encoding uncharacterized protein encodes MNVLVLVCVLSVAGMASAVPHGDLARRSQDVISDQEILGAIAKLLPSMRSEIGKARGRPQDILQVMVDGVMSTVRSMLSLMSSQAGDFDYHQRMSQLETAKGMIPNIMESLSGTNNNGGDSPPRHEPADKTSHFDLPGYDNAN; translated from the exons ATGAACGTTCTG GTTCTTGTGTGTGTTCTAAGCGTGGCGGGAATGGCTTCTGCAGTGCCGCACGGCGACTTGGCCCGCCGCTCACAAGATGTGATCAGCGACCAGGAGATTCTTGGCGCCATAGCAAAACTTCTGCCTTCCATGAGGTCAGAAATAGGCAAGGCCAGAGGGAGGCCTCAGGATATTCTCCAGGTGATGGTTGACGGGGTCATGTCTACAGTTCGTTCCATGTTGAGCCTCATGAGCAGTCAGGCGGGAGACTTCGACTACCATCAACGAATGAGTCAGCTGGAAACGGCAAAGGGCATGATACCGAACATCATGGAAAGCCTGAGTGGCACAAATAACAACGGAGGGGACAGCCCGCCTCGTCATGAACCAGCAGACAAGACCTCACACTTCGACCTGCCGGGGTATGACAACGCCAACTGA